The Fontisubflavum oceani genomic interval GTCGATCACCTTCAGATCAGTGTCCGAGCCATGAATCGCAGCGCGGGACGCGGCCAGACCCTCCAGATCACGCCGAAACGAGACATAGTCGAACACCGCCTCGTCATGTGCTGAAAACAGCCGGATCAGGGCGTCGGAAAAGGCGCTGCCCAGAACATTTGCGACATAGATCCCGGCACCGGCTCGGGTGGCCAAGAGGCCCCGGTTCTGCAACTCCGCAACCGCTTCTCGCAGCGACGGGCGCGACACGCCGAGCCGTTCGCTAAGCTCGCGTTCCGAGGGCAGGCGCTCGCCCGGTCGCAAAATTCCGCGTAAAATCAGTTGCTCAATCTGGCGCACAACCGAATGCGATAGCTTCTCCGCTTCGATCCGCTGAAATGGCATCTTTGGGGTTCCTCCCTCCCAATTGGTCAAAACATATGACCGGACAGGGCGGATTGTCCAGGGAAGAGATCGCAACCGCATGGGTGCGCGCCCGCCTGAGCCTTGGCCCCCGCAGGGGCCAAGGTGAGGTCAAGCCAATGCGCCAGAGGCGCTCAATTGGATAACAGGCCGGACCGATCAGCGGGTCGGGCGAATAACGATCTCGACCCGGCGATTCAGCTGACGACCCTCAGGCGTGAGGTTGCTTGCAACCGGCTCATTCTCGCCACGGCCGTAGCTGCGGATGCGGCCTGGATTGACGCCCTCTTCCAAAATCACCCCGGCCACGGCGCTGGCCCGGCGGGCCGACAGATCTTGGTTATAAGAGGCCGATCCGGTGTTGTCGGTATGGCCGATCACGTCCACCGTGCTGTTGGGATATTGCTGCAAGTTGCGGGCCAAGGCGCGTATATCCTGTTGCAGCCCGGCACGGATCGCGGCGCTGTCTACGGCGAACAAAATCCCTTCGGGCATCGTCACAATCAGCTCTTCGCCGGTATTGTTGATCAAGATCTGATCATTGGCCATCGATGAGCGCAGGTCACGGGCCTGCCGATCCAAGATCTGCCCGATTGTCCCGCCAGCAAGCGCACCGGCTGCCGCCCCGAGCAGCGCGCCGCGCCCCGATCATCGTCATCCACCGCGGCGCCAAGCACGGCCCCACCAAGCGCGCCGGCGATCAGGCCGGTCTGTGTGCGTTCTCCCATGGGTTCGCCTTGCGGCACGCAAGCGGCCAGGCCCAATGTGGCGGTCATGGTTACGGCGATGCCGGTTTTACGGAGTGTCATGCTGCTGCCCTTATCTTCCAAAAATACAACGGCCCGGTTGTGCCCGAACCTTCTGATTTTGTCTTATAGCAGGGCTTTGATAGTCAATAACATCCGCGATTTTCGCGGGCGGAAACCCGCCGGTTTCGTGCAGCGCGAGATCAAGCGCTTTCCCGCGCATCCGCCTCCGCGCTTTCCCAGGCCAGCATCGCTCGTTTCACTGGCAGACCCCAGTGATAGCCCGCCAAAGCGCCGGATTTCCGCAGCGCCCGGTGGCACGGGATCAGCCAACTGACCGGGTTTCTGCCAACCGCCGTGCCCACGGCCCGCACCGCTTTCGGGTTGCCGATGGCCTGCGCGATCTCGGAATAAGTGGTGACCTGGCCCGAAGGGATCGCGAGCAGCGCCTCCCAAACCTTGATCTGAAACGGGGCGCCGATCAGATGCAGCCGCGCCTCGCCGGTTTGGCCGAACGCCGCAGCCACCCAAGCGGCCAGCGCTGCGGGATCTTCCAGATAAATGGCTTTGGGCCAGCGCGCGCGCATATCGGCAAATGTTGCCTCGCGCCCGGTTTCCGAGGCAAACGCCATGCCGCACAGCCCACGCTCGGTGCCCATGGCAAGGGCCTCTCCAAACGGGCTGTCGAACCAGCCATAGCGGATCGTCAGACCCGCGCCACCGCGCGCATAGTCGCCGGGGCTCATCGCTTCCCACCGGAGGAACAGATCGTGCAATCGCCCGCCACCGGAGAGGCCCGTCTCGGCCACGGTATCGAGCACGGTGAATCGCTCCGCCAAAAGGCGTTTCGCGTGATCCAGCGTCAGATATTGCTGATACCGCTTAGGCGACACGCCAACCCATCGGGAAAACACCCGCTGGAGATGCGCCGGGCTCATTTGCAGCGCTGCGGCCAGCTCTTCCAGCGACGGCCCGGGGGCGGAGCGGCATCGATGATGTCGATTGCGCGGCGCACCACATTGAAATGATAGGCGGTATCGGCGGTTTCTCGGGTGATCTCGGTCATATGGGTCATCTTACGCTCCATCTTTGATCCAAAGATAGGGGCGGCGCCCTGGCTTTCGCGACCCGGTTCTTGCTTGAAAGCGAGCGCCTGCCGACCGGCTTTGGCCTTCTTGTCGACGTGATGCAGCGCGCCGGGATCGCGCCATCCGGTTTCCGCTGCTATTCAGGGCTTGCCCCGCAAGAGCCGCCGCGCCATACGGTGGCCAACATGGCCAAACAGCTCGATTATCACACGCTGCATGAGATTTTTACCCGGTTTCAGGCCTCCGAGGCCGAGCCGAAGGGCGAGTTGCATCATGTGAATGCCTATACGCTGGTTGTGGCTGTCGCGCTGAGCGCGCAGGCGACTGATGCGGGCGTGAACAAGGCCACCGCAGCGCTGTTCGAGATTGCCGATACGCCGCAGAAAATGCTCGATCTGGGCGAAGAGGCGCTGATCGGGCATATCAAGACCATCGGGCTTTATCGCAACAAGGCCAAGAACGTTATCAAGCTCAGCCGGATCTTGGTCGAGGAATATGGCGGCGAGGTGCCATCGAGCCGCGCCGCGCTGCAATCGCTGCCCGGCGTCGGGCGCAAAACGGCCAATGTGGTTTTGAACATGTGGTGGGGGCATCCCTCGCAAGCGGTCGACACCCATATCTTCCGCCTCGGCAACCGCTCCGGCATTGCGCTGGGCAAAGATGTCGATGCGGTCGAACGCGCCATCGAAGACCATATCCCGGTGGAGTTCCAACACCATGCCCATCATTGGATGATCCTGCATGGGCGCTATATCTGCGTCGCGCGCAAACCCAAATGCGGCGCGTGTATCATTCGCGATCTCTGCCAATTCGAGGACAAAACAGAATGACCAAGACCTATGATGTCGTCGGCATCGGCAACGCGGTTGTCGACGTGATCTCTCATGGCGATGACAGCTTTCTCGACAATATGGGGATCACCAAAGGCATCATGCAGCTGATCGAGCGCGAGCGCGCCGAGGTGCTCTATGCCGCGATGTCTGACCGGGTACAGACGCCGGGTGGCTCGGTCGCCAACACCTTGGCCGGGCTGGGCACCCTGGGGCTGAGCACCGCCTTTGTGGGCCGGGTGAAAGATGACGCATTGGGCAAGTTCTATGCCGAGCGGATGGTGGTCGAAGGGACCGATTTCCCGAACCCCCCGGTCGATGGCGAGCATTTGCCGACCTCACGTTCGATGATCTTTGTCTCGCCTGATGGCGAGCGGTCGATGAACACCTATCTCGGCGTGTCCTCGGAGCTTTCTGAAGAAGATGTCGACCCGAGCGTTATGGGGGCCGCGCGGCTTTTGTTCCTGGAGGGTTATCTCTTCGACAAGGATAAAGGCAAATCCGCTTTCCTCGCGGCGGCAGCGGCCTGCCGGGCTGCGGGTGGGCAGGCGGGCATCACGCTTTCCGATCCGTTCTGCGTTGACCGGCACCGGGACAGTTTCCGGCAACTCATCGAAGACGAGATGGATTTCGTGATCGGCAATGAGGCCGAATGGCTCTCGCTCTATGAAACCCACGATCTTGATGTGGCGCTGCGCGAGGCGGCGATGGTCTGCCCGACGCTGGTCTGCACCCGCTCTGGCGACCCGGTGATCTTGCGCCGGAACGACGAACAGGTCGAAGTGCCAGTTGAGAAGATCACCCCCGTCGATGCCACCGGGGCCGGGGATCAATTCGCGGCGGGCTTCCTCTATGGCCTAGCGACGGGCCAGGAGCTGGAACTGGCGGGCCGGATGGGGGTTGCGGCGGCCGCCGAGGTGATCCGCCATATCGGCCCGCGCCCGCAACGCCCGCTGAAAACGCTCTTTGCTGAACAAGGGTTGATCTGACGGCCAAATCGACCGCCGCGGGTTGACTGACGCGGCGAGATACTTAGCTCTCATATTGGCAGGCCCGGATGTCCGTTCCGGTTTGGCCACCGACGCAACACCGCCGGAGGCATGCAACGGATGACCGACGCAATCAGCAGCTACATCTTCTATGAAATCGCCGCGCTTTTGGTGCTGGCCGCTTCGGTTGGCTTCATCGGGCTGATGCTGCGCCAGCCTCTGATCGTGAGCTTCATCGCGGTTGGTATTCTGGCTGGACCGTCAGTGCTCGATATCGCGCGTTCGGATATTCAGATCGACCTTCTGGCCGAGTTGGGCATCGCGGTTTTGCTGTTCCTGGTCGGGTTGAAGCTCGACCTGAACATGGTCCGAACGCTTGGCCCTGTGGCGCTTTTGACCGGGCTGGGGCAGGTGGCGTTCACCACGGTTTTCGGCTTCCTGATCGGTCTGGCTCTTGGGTTTGGCTGGCTGATCAGCCTCTATATCGCGATCGCGCTGACCTTCTCCTCGACCATTATCATCGTGAAACTCCTGACCGATAAGCGGGAGCTTGGCTCGCTTCATGGTCGGATCGCGCTTGGCTTCTTGATCGTGCAGGATTTGGTCGTCGTGATGGCGATGATCATTCTGTCCGCTGTGGGGGTTGGGGCCGGGCAGGACGGGGCTTGGACCGAGGTCTTGGCGGTCTTCGGCTATGGCGCGCTGATGCTGGTCGCGGTGGGGCTGTTCATCCGCTATCTGGCCGATCCGCTGGTGGAGCGCCTGTCCCGCTCCCCTGAACTGCTGGTTTCCTTTGCGATTGGCTGGGCGGCGTTGCTGGCCGCACTTGGCCATTACCTGGGCTTCGGCAAGGAACTCGGCGGGCTCTTGGCCGGTGTCTCGCTCGCCTCCACCCCGTTTCGGGAGGCGATTGCGGCGCGGCTGGCCAGCTTGCGGGACTTCCTGCTGCTGTTCTTCTTCATCGCGCTTGGTGCCTCGCTCGACCTCTCCGTGCTGGGGGCAAGCGTCTTTGCCGCGCTGATCTTCTCGGCCTTTGTCTTGATCGGCAACCCGTTGATCGTGTTGGCGATTATGGGGGCGATGGGCTATCGCAAGCGCACCGGGTTTCTCGCCGGTTTGACCGTGGCGCAGATCTCGGAGTTTTCGCTAATCTTCATGGCGATGGGGCTGTCCATCGGCCATGTGACTGAGGAGGCGCTTGGTTTGGTGACATTGGTGGGGCTGATCACCATCGCCGCCTCGACCTATATGATCACCTATTCGCACCAGCTTTATGATCGGGTTGAGCCGCTCTTGGGAGTGTTTGAACACAAAAACGCCGGTCGGCTTGAGGATGACGGCGCGGCCCCGGCGCAGGCTCATGACGTGATCGTCTTCGGTCTTGGGCGTTATGGCATGGCAATCTCGCAGGAGTTGAGCACTCAAGGCTGGCGGGTCTTGGGCGTGGATTTCAACCCGGCTGCCGTCCGCTATGCGCGGTCGCAAGGCATGGATGTGATGTATGGCGACGCGACGGACCCGGAGTTTCTGGCGCATCTGCCGCTGACCGATGTGGCCTGGGCGGTCTCTGCGGTGCCGGAACATGACACCGGGATCACCCATGACGATCCGCGGCGCGCGCTGGTTTTGGCGCTGCGCGAGCTTGGCTTTGGCGGGCGCGTGGCCGTGGCGGTTCATAGCACCGAAATGGGCAATGAAATGCGGCAGGCCGGGGCCGATCTGGTGCTGCACCCGTTCCGCGACGCGGCCGCGCAAGCGGCGCGCTTGGTATTGGAAGGCGGCGGTGCCTCCGCCGCCTTGGCGCCCGCCGACCCAGAGGGGCAGCGGGAGCTGGTTTCCTAGCCGAACTTGCCCTCGATGAACGACCGCGCTTCGGCGGTTTCGGCACCCGTGAACATCTTGTCATTGGGCCCGATTTCGACCAGTCGGCCCAGGTGGAAATAGGCGACCCGGTCGGCCACACGGCGGGCCTGCATCATCGAATGGGTGATGATGACGATGGATTTGCTCTGTTTCAGCTCCATCACCAGCTCTTCGACTTTCGCCGTGGCAATCGGGTCGATGGAGCCGGTCGGTTCATCCATCAACAGCACATCGGGCTGCGTTGAAAGCGCCCGGGCGATGCAGAGCCGCTGCTGCTGCCCTCCGGACAGATCGGTGCCCGCTTTCCGGTGCAGGTCATCTTTGACTTCATCCCAGAGATGCGCCCGTTGCAGGCAGGTCTCCACATGCGCTTCCAACTCCGCCCGGTTGCGCATCAGCCCGTGCAGCCGCGCGCCATAAGCGACATTGTTGAAGATCGAAGAGGGGAATGGGTTCGGCTTCTGCGCCACCCAACCAAAACGGCGGCGCAGCAGCGGCGGGTCGACCTCGGGCGCGTAGATATCGTCGCCTTCGAGGGTCAATGATCCCTCGACCCGCACGCCGCGGGTGTCGTCATGCATCCGGTTCAAGCATTTCAGCGCGGTGGATTTACCGCAGCCAGAAGGGCCGATAAAGGCCAGGGCTTCGGTCTCGTAGAGGTCGAAATTCACATCGGTCAGGGCCTGTTTTTCCTCATACCAGAGGTTCAGATCCCGTATCTCCATGAAGGGCGGCGTATTGCGGCCCGCTGGATGGCTTACGGTCGTGGGGGCGTCGGTTATGTCAAACATCTTGGCGCTCCTGAGGTTAAATGCTAACCCCGAGCCTGCTCGAAACGCGTAACGTCTGATTTGATCTAGATCGAACCAGAGAAAACTTCACAAAACCTTCACAAAACACCGAGGCAGGGCAATCGCTTTGTGATACTTCTCCGGCAAATAAGTCCGGAATTGTCGCGCCTTAGGAGAGTTATGATGACCCAGATGACCGTTGCCCTTGATCGCCGTTTTGTGGTGAAGGCCCTTGCCGCGGCCCCATTGGCCGCAAGTCTGCCTGCAATGGCGACCGCGCAAGACAGCGGAGCAGACGCGATTTTGCTCAGCATCTCGGATTTGCATTCGCCTTACGCCCGGCTGCCAGCCTTGTTGCAAGCGGTTCGGGAAATCGTCGCCAGCGCGGATGCGCCGGTTGCCATGGTCATCAATGGTGACATCTTTGAGCGCGGCAATGTGGCTGCGACCCGGTCCGGGGCGAGTGCCGATTGGGCATTTTTGGCCAGCCTGGCCGCAGAACTGCCGCTGGTCATCAATCTTGGGAATCATGAAACCGCGATTTTGGACGATATGAGCGTCTTCGTCGCTCGCGCCACCCAACTCGGTGCCGAGGTGATTGGGAACCTTGTCGACCGGCGCACGGGCCGGTTTTTCGCGCCGGTTTCGACCCGGATCGGTCTGGGCGGCGTGACACTTGCCATGATGGGCGTCGGTACGGACAACCCCTTTGTCTATCGCCAGCCCGCGCGGGAGACGCTGAGCCTGCTTGATCCGGTTGGATTTGCCCAAGATGCCTTTGCCGATGCCACCGGCGGGGCGGATCTGCCCATTCTGGTCAGCCATGCTGGCGTCATGGCGGATCGGTCCATCTTGCCGGGGTTGGATGCGGGTACGCTCACACTGGGCGCGCATGATCATCTGGACTTCACCCATGAGGAGGAGGGACGGACCTATCTTCATGGTGGGGCCTGGGCGCGCAATCTGGGTGTGACCCGGATTCGCAGGAGTGGTGACGGGCTATCGCTATCGCACGAGATGCGGGCCTTGCCACCATCGGGCGGAGATGAGGCGCTTGCCGCCGCGATCGCCGCGGTCAAATCCGAACACCTGACAGATGACGACATGGCGGTGATCACCGAGCGTGCTGCCGCACTGGATTTGGCGGATTCTATTCTTCTGGCGGCCGAAGCTGTCCGCGCTGCAAGCGAGGCCGACATCGCGGTTCTGGGGCACACGACATTTGGCGCGCCTTTGGCGGAGGGTCCGCTGACCCGGTATGACTTTGACGCCTTTATCCGGTTTGACGGTGCCATCGCCGTTGCAGAGGTGCGGGGCGACGTCCTGGCCCAGATCATGACCCGGGCGAACCAGCATTTGGCGGGCAGTCTAGACCAGCGTACCGGCGATTTCATTCATGCCGCCGCGTTCGATATCGACCCGGCCCGGACCTATCGGCTTGCGACCAATGGATGGACCGCGCGGAACCAAGACAGCTATCTGGGTACCAGTGATCTGGACTTTGCTGAAATCGATGGGTTGCAGCTCAAAGCTGTGGTTGCGGACGCGCTGGCCGCCGGGCTTTGAGGTGGGGCGCTTGGGTTCACGCCCCCATTCGGGAGCCTTCACCCAAGCGCGCGCCCGTTTGCGACCGGTGTAAGAGGCGAAATCTTGGCGCGGCGGGCGCGGCACCGTCCTAACGGGCGGTGCAAACGACCGTCATCAATCGCCCAATTTCGCATGCACCTCGTCCAGATCGATCTCACCAATCGGCATTTTGTTCGACGGGTCTTCGAAATCGTATTTGAAGAGTTGGAAATCGCGTTTGTAGATTTCATAGACCAGATGCATCGACAAATCGTCGAAGTACTCTTCTACCGGATGCGCCCGCTTGGGCCCGTGGCCTTCGCTCTCGTTGAATCGGGGGACGCCGTCGAGCTTCACCTCATGGGCCATCGGGATCGCGTCGATCACCGTTTGCATGCCGTCATTGAACGCCTCGGTCCAGAAGATGTGGTCATAGCGCCCGCCATTGACGATGAAGGTCGAGACATGGCCGGACATGGCCGACCAATGAATGTCCGGGTCCATCGGGCGGCGCCAGCGGATCGTGTCGCGCGCGA includes:
- a CDS encoding FadR/GntR family transcriptional regulator produces the protein MPFQRIEAEKLSHSVVRQIEQLILRGILRPGERLPSERELSERLGVSRPSLREAVAELQNRGLLATRAGAGIYVANVLGSAFSDALIRLFSAHDEAVFDYVSFRRDLEGLAASRAAIHGSDTDLKVIDTIYHKMEAAHSKRNPSDEAELDAEFHLAIIEASHNVIMLHMMRSMFDLLREGVFYNRQVMFKQRTTRDALLDQHRAINDAIQARDAEAARDAITAHMDYVEEDLSNQQKADRNEEIARRRYEHEQAR
- a CDS encoding OmpA family protein, whose protein sequence is MANDQILINNTGEELIVTMPEGILFAVDSAAIRAGLQQDIRALARNLQQYPNSTVDVIGHTDNTGSASYNQDLSARRASAVAGVILEEGVNPGRIRSYGRGENEPVASNLTPEGRQLNRRVEIVIRPTR
- the nth gene encoding endonuclease III; the protein is MAKQLDYHTLHEIFTRFQASEAEPKGELHHVNAYTLVVAVALSAQATDAGVNKATAALFEIADTPQKMLDLGEEALIGHIKTIGLYRNKAKNVIKLSRILVEEYGGEVPSSRAALQSLPGVGRKTANVVLNMWWGHPSQAVDTHIFRLGNRSGIALGKDVDAVERAIEDHIPVEFQHHAHHWMILHGRYICVARKPKCGACIIRDLCQFEDKTE
- a CDS encoding adenosine kinase, with product MTKTYDVVGIGNAVVDVISHGDDSFLDNMGITKGIMQLIERERAEVLYAAMSDRVQTPGGSVANTLAGLGTLGLSTAFVGRVKDDALGKFYAERMVVEGTDFPNPPVDGEHLPTSRSMIFVSPDGERSMNTYLGVSSELSEEDVDPSVMGAARLLFLEGYLFDKDKGKSAFLAAAAACRAAGGQAGITLSDPFCVDRHRDSFRQLIEDEMDFVIGNEAEWLSLYETHDLDVALREAAMVCPTLVCTRSGDPVILRRNDEQVEVPVEKITPVDATGAGDQFAAGFLYGLATGQELELAGRMGVAAAAEVIRHIGPRPQRPLKTLFAEQGLI
- a CDS encoding cation:proton antiporter, whose product is MTDAISSYIFYEIAALLVLAASVGFIGLMLRQPLIVSFIAVGILAGPSVLDIARSDIQIDLLAELGIAVLLFLVGLKLDLNMVRTLGPVALLTGLGQVAFTTVFGFLIGLALGFGWLISLYIAIALTFSSTIIIVKLLTDKRELGSLHGRIALGFLIVQDLVVVMAMIILSAVGVGAGQDGAWTEVLAVFGYGALMLVAVGLFIRYLADPLVERLSRSPELLVSFAIGWAALLAALGHYLGFGKELGGLLAGVSLASTPFREAIAARLASLRDFLLLFFFIALGASLDLSVLGASVFAALIFSAFVLIGNPLIVLAIMGAMGYRKRTGFLAGLTVAQISEFSLIFMAMGLSIGHVTEEALGLVTLVGLITIAASTYMITYSHQLYDRVEPLLGVFEHKNAGRLEDDGAAPAQAHDVIVFGLGRYGMAISQELSTQGWRVLGVDFNPAAVRYARSQGMDVMYGDATDPEFLAHLPLTDVAWAVSAVPEHDTGITHDDPRRALVLALRELGFGGRVAVAVHSTEMGNEMRQAGADLVLHPFRDAAAQAARLVLEGGGASAALAPADPEGQRELVS
- a CDS encoding phosphate ABC transporter ATP-binding protein; translated protein: MTDAPTTVSHPAGRNTPPFMEIRDLNLWYEEKQALTDVNFDLYETEALAFIGPSGCGKSTALKCLNRMHDDTRGVRVEGSLTLEGDDIYAPEVDPPLLRRRFGWVAQKPNPFPSSIFNNVAYGARLHGLMRNRAELEAHVETCLQRAHLWDEVKDDLHRKAGTDLSGGQQQRLCIARALSTQPDVLLMDEPTGSIDPIATAKVEELVMELKQSKSIVIITHSMMQARRVADRVAYFHLGRLVEIGPNDKMFTGAETAEARSFIEGKFG
- a CDS encoding 5'-nucleotidase C-terminal domain-containing protein, producing MTQMTVALDRRFVVKALAAAPLAASLPAMATAQDSGADAILLSISDLHSPYARLPALLQAVREIVASADAPVAMVINGDIFERGNVAATRSGASADWAFLASLAAELPLVINLGNHETAILDDMSVFVARATQLGAEVIGNLVDRRTGRFFAPVSTRIGLGGVTLAMMGVGTDNPFVYRQPARETLSLLDPVGFAQDAFADATGGADLPILVSHAGVMADRSILPGLDAGTLTLGAHDHLDFTHEEEGRTYLHGGAWARNLGVTRIRRSGDGLSLSHEMRALPPSGGDEALAAAIAAVKSEHLTDDDMAVITERAAALDLADSILLAAEAVRAASEADIAVLGHTTFGAPLAEGPLTRYDFDAFIRFDGAIAVAEVRGDVLAQIMTRANQHLAGSLDQRTGDFIHAAAFDIDPARTYRLATNGWTARNQDSYLGTSDLDFAEIDGLQLKAVVADALAAGL